Part of the bacterium genome, AACAGCCACAAGTCACTCTGCTTCAACAATCTGTCGTGGCGAAGCCACGAACTGCTCTCCGGCAGATATACATCCACGTAGATGCGAGAAATCCCTGCGCCATTGGTGCCAGTGATTCGTCCCGAGATTGAACCCGCCCGGTCAAGTGTCAGATTGATCCCGGCCACAGTTTCGATGGAACCGACCGCCACACGGGTGGCGCCGGCCACAAGGGGATCATAAAAAGTGTCCTCTGAGGCACCTGGAACAGTGTTGTACCATTCCTCCACATATTCACCCAAAGTGTCAGTATGAACGTAGAAGCCACCGGTGCCGAGATTGCTGAACTTGTAGTCTCCGGCAGTATCGGTAACCGTGTAGTCAAAATACTCACCCGTGTCGTCGTACATGTCTATGAAGACGTTGGCAAGGGCTTGCCCGTTCGTGCTCGTCACCTTGCCGGAAAGCGTCCCGGCGAACAACGATCCGCCCGTAAGCAGGAGGATCGTCGCCACATAAATAACCGTCAGCCTATTCAGGAGAGAAATCCCTATCTTCTCAAACATATACAAAATAC contains:
- a CDS encoding carboxypeptidase-like regulatory domain-containing protein; this encodes MFEKIGISLLNRLTVIYVATILLLTGGSLFAGTLSGKVTSTNGQALANVFIDMYDDTGEYFDYTVTDTAGDYKFSNLGTGGFYVHTDTLGEYVEEWYNTVPGASEDTFYDPLVAGATRVAVGSIETVAGINLTLDRAGSISGRITGTNGAGISRIYVDVYLPESSSWLRHDRLLKQSDLWL